TGTATTCGCCTGGCGCCAGCGATGCGGCAAATGGTGAAGCTAAACTAACGCTTACCGCTTTTGCTCTGGCACCGTGTACAAATCCAGTTAGCAGCAGCTTTGTACTCACCATTGATCCATTGCCAACTTTCCTTATTAATCTTACCGATACCTATGTAGTCATTGGCGAAAGAATCATATTTAATGTGGAAGTTGAGTATGCAACAAGATACCAATGGTATGGCCCGGATGGAATGAAAGATGGCAGTGGATTGCCGAAGTTGCTTATTGATCAGGCTGTCGCCGAGGACGAGGGGTATTATTATTGTGAAGTTAGCAATGCTTGTGGAACCATCTGCAGTAACGTGGTTTATCTGGAAGTATATGAACAACAAACAGTAATGGTTCCGGCGGGTTGGAGCGGAATATCGTCCTGGATCGTTCCGGGCAACCCCGACATCGAAGCGATCTTTGCTCCTTATCAGGATGACCTCATCCTGGCACGGAACTATAGCGGGATGTATTATCCGCAAGTAAACGTTAATACCTTGAATTTGTGGAACACACAAACCGGGTATACGGTGAAATTTGTTAATGACGTGACCTTTAAGCTGGCGGGTAATAACAACACCAATCGCACTATCGAAATGTTTGCAGGATGGAATTACCTTCCTGTGATCAGCAGCTGTCCCGTGGATATCGCTACTTTGTTTGCTGATTTTGATACACAAATTCAGGTGATAAAAGAGATCGCCGGGACAGGTGTATATTGGCCGTCATTTGGCATCAACACCATTGGTGAGTTGCAATCGGGTCGTGCTTACGAAATTAGAGCACTCCAACCTTTCAGTATGACCTTTGCCGATTGTGACGGATTAAAATCGTCAGTCGGAGCAGCACATCTGCAACCCACATATGACACCCCCTGGAACGATGTCAACTATTCGCCGGCCTCGCACAGCATTGCCATCCACGACGATCTGGCTGCCATGCTTCAGCCTGGCGATATCCTGGGCGCATTTACTGCTTCCGGAATTTGTGCCGGAGCGCATCAAATGAGTGATTTTGGAAATGCCATCGTTCTTTTCGGCGATGATGCGCTCACTAACGCAACAGATGGTTTTACCGAAAATGAAATCATCCGGTTTGAAGTGGTTCGTCCATCAACCGGTGAGCAATTCGCTTTGGAAATTTCCTACGATCAGGCGTATGCCTGCCACAACGGAAGGTTCGTTTCGGGAGGCGTGTCGGCTATCCACAAAGCTTCGGCAACGGCTATCCTTACGCCCGATGATGCTAAGCCAATTTCTGTTTATCCCAACCCGGCGTCAGGAGTAGTGTTTGTTTCGGGTGTAAAAAGTGATATGCAGATAGAACTTCGAAACGTCAACGGACAGGTGCTGCAAACCATCCCATGCCAATCGGCCATAGGTGGTAATGATCGTGTGGCTGTTGATGTATCATCTTTTGCTTCCGGGGTTATTTACATGCGTATTTACAACGAAACGCACGTAATCCATCGCAAGCTGATTGTGAACTAATTCTTTTCTGATTCTGATAAAAAACCCGGGGCATGCTCCGGGTTTTTTTATGAATGATTTCAGTTCAAATGCAGGTTGGAAAACAGAGTTACACCACCTCTGCCACTACAAAGGTGCTTCCGCCAATAAAGATCAGGTCGTCGGGATGCGCCTGCTGCCGGGCGGCCTGCCAGGCTTCACGGACGGTAGGGTAAGCTGTGCCGCGAAGCTGCCACTTTGCACCCATCTGCGCCAGCTCTTCGGCAGGCAAGGCGCGCGGAATGTTTGCTCTACAGAAATAATAACGAGCATCTTTGGGCAGCAGCTTCATCATAGCATCCAGGTTTTTATCATTTACCACACCAATAACCATGTGAAGCTCACGATGAGGCGTAGCGTTAATGTTATCCACAACCATTTGTAAACCATGTGCATTATGGCCGCTGTCGGCGATGGTGAGCGGCCGGGTGGAAAGAACCTGCCACCGGCCACGTATGCCGGTATTAGCAACCACATTCTCGATCCCGGCAGCTATGATTTCTTTAGAAATTTTAAAACGGGTATTGTCGAGCTGACGAATGGCTTCGAGTGCGGTGCACAAATTTTTGTATTGATAACTTCCTTGCAGCGGTAGTTTAGTTGTCAGAAAAGGCTGGTGTTGATATTTGATTTCTACGTGTTGCTGTTCGTTAAAAGTTGTCTGCCAGTTCTGGTCGGCATAGGTTATAGGAGCGGAGCGCTCGCGGGCAATCATGTCAAAAGTGGTTTTTATCTCCGGCTGCGTTTCGCCAATTACCACCGGAACCCCTTGCTTAATGATGCCGGCTTTTTCAGTTGCAACTTTTGTCAGGCTGTCGCCCAAAAATTGGGTATGGTCCAAACCAATGTTTGTGATCACCGATACCAATGGCGTGATCACGTTGGTCGAATCCAGCCGTCCGCCCATACCGACCTCCACCACAGCAATATCCACCTGCTCGTCGGCAAAATAGCGAAAAGCCATTCCTACCGTCATTTCAAAAAATGAAAGCTCTATCTCTTCGAGCATGTGCCGGTGTTGATCGATAAAGGCAACCACCTTTTCTTCGGGGATTTCATGGCCATTAATTTTAATGCGTTCTCTGAAATCCCTGTAGTGTGGCGAAGTATAAAGTCCTGTTTTAAAACCGGCTTCCTGCAGCACACTGGCCACAAGATTGCTCGCAGAGCCTTTGCCATTGGTGCCAGCCACATGTACGGCAGCAAATTGTCGTTCGGGGTTACCCAGATGGCTGCAAAGCGAAAGCGTATTATTAAGATCGGCTTTGTAGGCCGCGCCGCCAATGCGCTGATACATGGGCAGCCGGGCAAACATATATTCGAGGGTTTCACAGTACGTCATCATCACTTTGTATGTTTTAAAAACCACGCAAAAGTAGGGAAACCGTAGTATCATCTTTTTGACGTTTCGAGATCCTGGTGGACGCTTGAAAGTCGGGGGCAGGCGACAACTTTCTATCGTCCGAAGGACATAGAAACGTTAAAAGGAGAAAAAACATCCTCTTGCCTCCTGTTGCCAAAATCTATAAATTTGCCCGCTGTTTACAACGCATTCTATTTTTATTAATAAAAAAAACAAAAATGAAGAAGATTATTCTGGGGCTGATGCTTTTTAGCTTCTTTGCCACACAAGCTCAAAACAAGCTGTTCGATTACTCCGACTACATGAACCGGGAGATTTACCCCAAATCCATCAGCAACCTGCAGTGGCGTGGCTCCACGCAAGCATTTACCTACATCGACAATAATTCCTTGATCCAAAAACAGAGCGATGATCCGGCTACAGCCGATACGCTTTTGCGGCTTGATGCGCTAAACGAAGCCATTGAAAAGGCAGGTGCAAAATCCCTTCGTCGTTTTCCCGGCATCAGCTGGCTCGACGAAATCCGGTTTTATTTCAGGGATAATCAACATCTTTATGCTTTTAATATCGCCGACAGCACGCTGAAAGATGCCAACCATTATCCCGAAGAAGCCGACAATTTGGAAATCAGCAAAGAAACCCTCAATGTTGCTTACACAATCGAAAGCGGTCTGTATGTTACTGTCGATGGAAACGAAACGGTGATAGCCAAAGGTGACGACGATATTCTATACGGCCATGTTCCGTCGCGCAACGAATTCGGCATAAACCAGGGATCGTTCTGGTCGCCCGATGGCAGTCGCCTTGCTTTTTACCGCACCGACCAGTCGGAAGTATTGCGCTATCCGTTGGTGGATTTATATCAGCCTTTGGCCACCGCCAGCCCGATCTGCTATCCGGCGGCAGGGGGCAAAAGCCAGAAGGTAAAGCTGGGGATTTTTAATACGGCACTCAACGAAATTACCTATCTGAATACTGCCGGGTCAGAAAACCAATACCTCACCTCCGTCACCTGGGCGCCGGATGGCAAAAGCATTTTTGTGGGCATCCTCAACCGCGACCAGAACTGTTTTACCATGAACCGTTACGATGCCGCCACCGGACAGCATCTGCTGACGCTCTTTACCGAACAAAACGAACGATATGTGGAGCCACAGCACGACCTTTATTTTCTGCCCGGCGATGCACAGAAGTTTATCTGGCAAAGCTGCCGCGACGGATGGAACCATCTTTATCTTTACCAAACCGATGGCAAACTTATCCACCAGATCACCAGTGGCGAATGGGAAGTAACCGACCTTTTCGGGCTCGACTGCGAAGGGAAAACGGTTTATTACGAATCTACCGCCGCCAGCCCGCTGGAGCGCCAGCTTTATGCAACCGTGCTGAGCAGCGGCCGCACCACACGACTCACGCAGCAGGAAGGGGTTCATACTATCATCGCTTCCAATGGCATGAAATATTTTATCGACATCTTCAGCAGCACCGACATGGCGCGCGCTTATTATCTTTTAGATAATAATGGAAATACACTCGAAACACTTTTGCAGGATGCCGACCCGTGGAAGGATTATGCCGTGGGTGAGATGGATATTTTCACACTTGAAGCCGACGATAGCGAAACCGATCTCTGGTGCCGCCTGATAAAACCCGCGGATTTTGATCCTTCAAAAAAATACCCGGCGCTCGTGTATGTTTACGGAGGTCCGCATGCCCAGCTCATCGACAAGTCGTGGACGGGTGGTGCCGGTTTTTGGCTCAACCTGATGGCGCAGCAAGGATACGTGGTTTTCACACTCGACAACCGGGGATCGGCCAACCGCGGCTTTGCATTCGAAAGCATTATTCACCGGCAATGTGGCGAAATAGAGATGGCCGATCAAATGAAAGGGGTGGAATATCTGCAATCGCTGCCGTATGTTGATCAGGAACGTATGGGAATCGACGGCTGGAGCTATGGTGGTTTTATGACGATGTCGATGTTTTTGCGGCATCCGGGAATCTTCGCAGCAGCCTGTGCCGGTGGCCCGGTTATCGACTGGAAATGGTACGAGGCTATGTATGGTGAGCGCTACATGGATACGCCCATGCAAAATCCCGAAGGCTACCGAAAATCCAGCCTGCTCAACTATGCCGATCAGATCGACGGACATCTGCTGATGATCCATGGCACCAACGATCCGGTCGTGATGTGGCAAAACAGCCTGATGTTTCTCGATGCAGCCATCGAAGCGGGCAAGCAGGTGGAATATTTTGTTTATCCCGGCTCCGGACACAACATGGGCGGCAAGACTCGGGTGCATCTTTTTGAAAAAATCGCAACTTTCTTCAACAACTATCTGAAATAGGAAGGGATTTAAAAAAGGAAGAAAGACTGTCTAAAAAAGTCCGTTAGTTCGGTTCTAAAAGAACGAGGAAGAGAGCAGCAGGTGCTTTCTTCCTCGTTTTTGTTCCGTTTGTTATTAAAACACCACTATTTTATCTCACTTCCATTCGCGAAATCATCGGGTGGCGCTACAAAACCCAGGGAGCCGTCGTGGTTTTCGGCCATCAGTATCATGCCCTGCGACTCGATGCCACGCAGAGTGCGGGGAGCCAGATTAACGAGTATGCTAACCTTGCGACCAATGAGTGTTTCGGGTTCAAAATATTCAGCTATCCCTGAAACTACAGTGCGCTGGTCGATGCCGGTATCTATTTTGAGCTTGATCAGTTTTTTAGTTTTGGCTACTTTCTCGGCTTGCAAAATGGTTCCGGTTCGTATGTCGAGGCGGGAAAAGGTATCATAGTCGATGTCGGGTTTTGCCGGTGCAGCTGGTGGTGCAACGCCATCGTTTTGTTTTTTGGTATCGAACAGTTTTTGCACCTGCCGCTCGATGGTGGCATCTTCTATTTTTTCAAAAAGCAATTCGGGCGTGTTTAGCTGGTGATCGTCAGGCAGCAGTTGTATATTTCCCGCATCTTTCCATTTCAGCTCCGGAAGATTTAGCATCGCTGCCAGTCGGGTGGCGGTGTGTGGCAAAAACGGTGCGATAACAATACTCAGGTTGGCACAAATCTGAAGCGACAGATTGATAATAGTTTTTACACGTTCCGGTTCAGTCTTATAAATCTTCCAGGGTTCGCTGTCGGCCAGGTACTTGTTGCCCAGTCTGGCAAGATTCATCATCTCAGCCAGCGATTCCCGGAATTTGAAGTTCTCCAGGCTGCGACCAATGCGTTCAGGAAAAGTTGCCAGGTCATCGATGGCAGTTTTGTCATAATCCGTAAATTCACCCGCCGCCGGTACTTTGCCGTCATAATATTTTTGCGTAAGCACCAAAGCACGGTTCACAAAGTTGCCCAAAATGGCTACCAGCTCGCTGTTGTTTTTGGTCTGAAAATCCTTCCACGTAAAGTCGTTATCTTTGGTTTCGGGCGCATTGGCCGTGAGCACATAGCGCAGCACATCCTGCTGGTTGGGGAAATCCACCAAATATTCGTGCAGCCAAACTGCCCAGTTGTTGGAGGTGGAAATCTTGTCGTTCTCCAAATTCAAAAATTCAAACGCCGGCACATTGTCGGGCAGAATGTAGGAGCCTTCGGCGTGAAGCATGGCCGGGAAGATGATGCAGTGAAACACGATATTGTCTTTGCCGATAAAATGTATCAGCCGCGACTGCGGGTCTTTCCACCACTTTTGCCAGTCGCCACCGGTTTGTTGTGCCCACTCTCGCGTAGCCGAGATGTATCCGATGGGTGCATCAAACCAAACATAAAGCACTTTTCCTTCGGTGCCGGGTAGGGGAACTTCTACGCCCCAGTTGAGGTCGCGGGTAACGGCGCGTGGCTGTAGACCGCTATCGATCCACGATTTTACCTGCCCATACACGTTGGGCTTCCAGTCATTTTTATGACCTTCAAGAATCCATTTGCGCAGCCAGGGCTCATCTTCGTTGAGTGGCAGGTACCAATGGCGCGTTTCTTTGAGCACAGGTACGTTGCCGCTGAGTGCTGATTTAGGATTGATAAGTTCGGTGGGGCTGAGGGTAGAGCCACATTTCTCGCATTGGTCGCCGTAGGCTTTTTCGTAGCCGCAGCGCGGACAGGTGCCGGTGATGTAACGATCGGCCAGGAACTGATGGTTTTCCTCATCGTAATATTGCTCGGAAACCTTCTCGACGAAGCTACCCTGGTCGTATAGTTTTTTGAAAAAAGCTGAAGCTGTTTCGTGATGAATTTGGGCAGAAGTGCGCGAATAGACGTCGAAGGAAATGCCAAATTCGGCAAAGGAATCCCGGATCATCGCGTGGTATTTATCCACGATGTCCTGCGGGCTAACTCCCTGCTGCCGCGCCTTGATGGTGATGGGCACGCCATGTTCGTCGCTACCGCCGATAAAGAGCACCTCTTCGCCTTTGCTGCGCAGGTAGCGCACGTAGATGTCGGCAGGAATATAAACGCCGGCCATGTGGCCAATGTGCAGCGGCCCATTGGCATAGGGCAGCGCCGAAGTTACCGTTGTTCTTTTAAAATCCTTTGTTTCGTCAGTATGCATTGTCGCGGTTATTTTTATAAAAAAAGAGGCGCAAAGATAGCGTTTTGAGTTCACTGCAAAAGTGGGGCAATGGGAAGATGATTGCAGTGGGAGTATTGTAAATCGGAACATCATCTGGAACCATGGCGCTGGATTTTAGCTTTGGCTATTACTAACCCTGCCCTTCAGGGCGGGGTTCAGAATAAAATGCACAGATACCTTCGGGCTTTAGCCCGGAATTCTTTATGTCCACATTTTGGGCTAAAGCCCACTATATTTTGCATAGTCTTATAGCCGGACTAAAGTCGCGGGGTTAGTGATTCATGAATTCTTTTGCCCATTGCATCTTGAACTAAGCACAAGTTGACGGCTCTATTTTTAAAAAACCATACTTTCGCGTCTTCATCATACAAATTAATGGAGCTATTATGAAAATCCTGGGTAATCTTATCTGGCTGCTTTTCGGCGGGCTGGCCATTTTTATCGAATACATTCTGGCGGGGGTAGCGCTGTGCATCACCATTATCGGCATCCCTTTCGGGTTGCAGGCATTCAAACTGGGAATATTGGCGCTGTGGCCTTTCGGACAAAAAATCGAATATATGAACCATGCGCCTGGCTGCCTCTCGACGGTGATGAACATCCTGTGGTTTTTTATCGGCGGCATCTGGATTGCGCTCACGCATTTATTTTTTGGCCTTCTGCTGGCCATCACCATTATTGGCATCCCCTGGGCGGGGCAACATTTTAAGATGATGTCGCTGGCACTAACTCCTTTCGGCCGAAGGGTGATGTGAACAAACATCTACTTCTTTCTACTTACTTTTTTCTTCTTTTTACTTACTGCTTTCTTCTTACTAACTACTTCTTTCTGCCTTTTTTCAATCAGCCTGAACTCCTTCTCTGCCACAATGGTGTCAAATAGCCAGAGCTGCAAGCGGTAGTTTCCAGGCGAACGTTTGTCGGGTGAGATGTTAATGGAGCTACTGATGTCGGCCAGGCTGTCGCCGGGATAAAGCGTGATATCTTTTCGGTAACAAGGAGTGCTGTCGGTACCCTGCCAAACTACCGCGAGTTTTAGCTCATGTTTATCAACAATGATAGGGTTTTGAAGTGAAATCTGTGTCCGCACATTGGCCCGTTCCCGGATTTCAAATTCGTTGCCCACATCAATAAGTTCTCCGGTCTTACTATCAGCTTTCCTATAGATTACTATTTCCGCCTTCAACCGTTGCGCCCAGGATTGGATGATGCTATCCATGGGCAGCAAATCAAAATATTGTATTGCCACCATTTCACGAAAGTGATAGAGCCGGATTTGGTATGTTCCGGGGGTACGCGTCTGTGGCGAAACGCTGATGGAGCTTTCCAGCCAACGCGTGCTGTCGTCGGGCAGCAGGTCCATCTGCTTTCGAAACAGCAATTTGTTTTCAATATCCAGCCATTCGATATGGAATATTTGTGGTCGATCAAAATCATCAGCAATCAGATTTTTAATATCAAAAATTGCTCTCACATTATTTTCACCATAAAGCGGAAAGACTGTGGCGGCACCAACGATATTTCCAGTTTCGCTCTTGTAGCTGCGGCACAATGTGATGGTGGAAGCGCTATCATTACCCGGTGTGGAAACTACTGCCGGCTTGTGTTGCCAGCAACCAGACAAAGCCCAAAGCACCGGGAGCAAAAGCAGAATATTGAGTTGATATTTTTTAAGAAAGCTTTTCATACGCATCAAATCATTTTGATGAAATAGTTTTTACTGCGACGCTTCACGCCATAAAACCACCAGCAGAGCGGCAGCATCACCACCAGCATCACCGCCAACCCTATGAATGAAGCCGCGACGCCTCCTTCGCGATAGAAGAAATCCATGCGTTTGACAAAAATCCCCAGGATGGCCAAATGCACTGCATAAAAAAACAAGGGCACCCTTCCGGGGATGATAAACAGGCGCAACAAAGCGGGTGCAAAAGTGTCGATGGTGATGAAGAGTGTAACGCCCGCAACCACTGCTGCAAACGACCATAAATTCATAAAAAGGCTCGGTGGATATTTTTGATCTATGAAAAATGAAACCGTTCCTAAATCTGAAAAACCAAATGTGCTACCCCAACCGCGTTCCATGCGAAGCAGTATGGCCAGTGCAAAAGCAGCTCCTGCCACCACCACGCCAAGAAGAATACGCTGACCGTGGGTTTTATTAATATCCAGCCAACCATTGGCCATCACCGAACCGAGAATGCCGAGGGACAGCCACGGGATAAGCGGATATTTATTGAAGTCGCCCGAAACGACAAAGGTTTGCATCAGCACCCGCTGCCACACCACAGCAGTGTGATAAGGTATCCGCAGCAGAAACACATGCGCCGCGAGCAATACCAGCGCCAGCAACAGCCGCCACTGCCAGCGCCAGTGAACCATCAGCGTAAGCGAAATCATCGACAAGCCAATGGTGGAGATGATGCCCAGGTGCCACGGCTTGAACTCCGCAAAACCACCCCACGCTGCGTTTACAAATATCATTTGCGCAAGCACCAGAAAAATACCCCGCTGTATCAGATGCCACCGTGTGCTAATTGGTTTGCTACCTTTGGCGATGCGCCGCTGAAACGACCACCACACCATGGCGCCGTTCATCATCAAAAACCCGGGGGCACACAAATAGCCGGCATAGCGCAACGCAAACTGACTCCAGTCGGGAAACAGCGGATCGCCCGGGTCGAGGTGATGCCAGATGGCGTTGAAATAATAGGAGCTGTGGCCGAGCAACATCAACACACCGATGAGTCCCCGAAACTGGTCGATGAACAAGAAGCGCTGCTTGGGTGGTGTGGCAATGTTCACAATGGTATTTTGAGTTAGAGCATCCAAATTACAGTCGTGGCGAAATTTGCCTTAAGGATTTATCAATTGGTGACAATAACACCAGGTTTTGCAATCACAATGATTCCCTCCACCTCATCAGCGACATAGATAAAATTGTCATCCATATCCAGATCGAGGGCATAGGAACTTTTGATCTGCGCTATGAGTTTTGGTGCTGTTACATCCGAAACATCTACAATTTGCAAACCGTATAATTCGGCAGCCAGATAAACCAGCCCGTCGCGGTAAACCAACGACTTGACGTAGCCTTTATAATCGAAATTGCTCACAATGTGATAATCGGTGGTATCAGAGATGTCGATGATACAGAAACCTTCGATGCCGCAAGCCACAAAAGCATATTTGTCGTCGTCTGATAACTCCACCGATTGGGCGTAGCCGGGCAAGCTGCACCAGTTGACGCGCGTGTAAACGCCCAGTCCGTTCTGGAGGTCAGAAATATCAAATACCGAGATTCCCATTTCACCGCAGGCCACCACCAGATAGTTGCTGTCGGAAGTACTGGTGCAGCCGTAGGCATAACCGGATGTTTCGATCCCGCCGCGCACGTCGGGCTGTATCGGATAATCGATAGCAGCAATCCTAACCCCTTGCTCACTGATGGGCGTAAACATGTAGTCGCCCATCAGATACATGTCGCGGGCAGGTTTCATGTTCAGGTTATAGACCGTTACGAATGGATTGTAAGGATCGGCCACATTGATGGCAGTGACACCAAAAGCGCCTGCAGCAAGATATACCGCGCTGTCGCGGAAGGCCACCTTTAAGGAATACCCACGTGCGTTTTCGGTGGTAATGGATACCTGCTGTGGATTGGCGGGATCAGAAACATCCAGAATCAGCAGGCCACCCTCGCCCTGCGCTACATACAGCAGCGTGTCGTTGAGTGCCACATCCTGCGCATAAGCAGGCGTGGTATAACGCGCCACCACCATGTAGCCACCAGTTTCGGGTTCATCGGGTTCCAGCACTTCGGCATCATTGGGTTTGCCGCAGCTTATCGCAAGGCCGGTTAGCAGTAGCAGTATCAGGTACAATGGTTTTGTTTTCATCAACTATTATTTTTTTTGTTTTAAAAGATCAATTTTATAAGTCACGGCTATTCCTACCTGGTTCTGGCGGTAATCTTTTTCGTTGGAAACATAGGCTTCATTAAGCCTGTTGGTGGTGCCGGAATCGCGGCCTAACCAGTTGAAATAAGCTTTGACTTTTAATTTCTTCGTTACGCTCAGGTAGTAGTTCAGATAAATGCGCAGATCGTGATCCACGCGGCCAGCGTGCAGCGGGTCGACCAGAACGGACTTTTCGGTTTGAAAATAGGTGTTGTAAAGCACCGCATTGAGCGTAAGGCTATGGAAGTGCTTTTTTACGCGGGGTATCTTCCAGGTCAGGCCCGCGTTTAAGCCATTTTCCACATAGGTGGCATCGCTGTCGTCGGAGGTTTCCCGCGTTTCGCCCGGTTCGTCATAGCCTTTGGCATCCGATGATTCGTACTGGTAAGATAGATCTACTTCAAAATTCCGCGAAAGCGGCTGCGTAACGCGAAGCCGAAACAAGTTGTTCTTGCTATCGTACTCGGTGTAGTGCTTGTTATGGTAATATTGCATGTAGTAATAATACAGCCGTACCCGCGTATCCTTGAAAAAGGTGTACTCGCCAACGAAAGCGTAGTTGTTTTTGGCAAAAGAGTAAGGGGTGAAGCTTTCGGGCGTGTAACCCACTATGGGTATCAGGTCGTCGTCGCGAAAATGGCGGACATAGAAATCGGGAATGTAGCTGTACCTAAAACCTAAACTAAGCCTGCGCGTGATTTCCTGGCTGATACCCACATTGTAAATCTGCCAGTTTTTGATGTCGTTGATCAGATAGTTACTAAAGCTGGCTTCGGCATCAACTATCGTTTTTCGCTTGCCAAAAAGACGGTAAGAAGCTGATAATCCCACGGTGGCGTTCACAATCACATCGTCGTAGGTTCTGATGTGAAAACGGCCTTCGTCTTTATTATTAATAAAACGATCCAGATATTTATATGAATATTTCAGAATGTTGTCGTCGTAAAAAGTGGTCAGGCCAAAGTCGGCTTCCATTTTAAATTTGTTCGACTTCTTTTTCTTTTTCTGAGCCTGCACCCCATTTGCGCAAAGCAAAAAAGCTATCAGTAACAGTAATGTTGACGGCTTCAGAATGCGCATGAACTTTAATAGTAATCGTTTCATTGTTTTCGATATTTGTTGTGAGATCACAAGCCAAATTTTTAATCTTCCAACCCGACATCTTTTTTGGGCAGCAGCATGCGTCCGAGCGCCGTCTGTTCGCTTTTGTCGAGCAGCCTGATTTCGTAGGTGTGCCTGCCATTGGGCACGTCGATTACAAATTCGCAGCCCTTGCCGGGGATAAGCTTAGCGTCGTCTTTGTAGGTGGCCACTTCGGAGCGGCTGCTGCTTAGCATATAAGTGTTGATGATTTTCCCTTTCTCGCTCACCTGCACGCGGTAGTCGATACGTCCGCGCATGTTGTAATTGTTTTCGATACGCGAGAGTACCCGCAGTTCTGTTGGGCCGATTACCTCTACACGCAAACTCTTTTCATTGGAAAACCGGTAATAGGTCACACTCGATTCCCCCGAAATTATTTCGACAGGTTCCATTGGTTTCAGTGGCGAGAACGGAACCCAGTCGCGTTTTTTGGCTTTAGCCGGAACAAAAATGTAGCGCATGGCTACCGGCTGTTCCGGCGTATTGTTTACAAAGTGGATGTTGTGGTTACCACGTCCCAGCTCAATCTCAAAATCTTTCCCCACACCAGGCTTTCCCGGTATTGCATCTTTATAAGTCGCGTCGGGGGCACGTTTGATGCCGCTAAATTTTTTGATTTTTTTCTCGCCGCCATCCACCACATATTGCAACGAATAAGAAGTTTTGGCAGAAGCCGACGTAGCAAGTATCGCCCGGCTGATCACCCGCAGGCGTCCCGGACCTTGCACCTGCACCACCGATGCCCGTGTAGCATCAAGCTGGTAATAGCTTCGGTTTTTTTTATTAAGAACTGTAACCACCTTTTTCTGGTAATCAGTAGGCTTTATTAATCTTGTTTTAGAAGATTGCGCCAACACCATCGGCAGGCTAAGGGCCATTAAAAGAAGAGCAAGTAATAGTTTTTTCATTTCTATTTTAATTATAATAAGTCATCCGAATCATTTCCATAGGTCATGGGAGTAGCTGCCGGCACAATGCTGGCGCCAAGGCGGTTGTAGCGTTTTTCGTTAAAATAAATCAGCAAAATCACAAGCACCAGAACCGCAGTAGCAATGGCGGTGATGGTTACGTTGTATTGTTTGTGAATAAAAATGCCTCCTTCGCCAGGATCTGGCAAGGGGACAGGGCTTCCCGGCAGGTTGAAATCTTTAAGAAGCCG
This region of Bacteroidales bacterium genomic DNA includes:
- a CDS encoding folylpolyglutamate synthase/dihydrofolate synthase family protein, coding for MTYCETLEYMFARLPMYQRIGGAAYKADLNNTLSLCSHLGNPERQFAAVHVAGTNGKGSASNLVASVLQEAGFKTGLYTSPHYRDFRERIKINGHEIPEEKVVAFIDQHRHMLEEIELSFFEMTVGMAFRYFADEQVDIAVVEVGMGGRLDSTNVITPLVSVITNIGLDHTQFLGDSLTKVATEKAGIIKQGVPVVIGETQPEIKTTFDMIARERSAPITYADQNWQTTFNEQQHVEIKYQHQPFLTTKLPLQGSYQYKNLCTALEAIRQLDNTRFKISKEIIAAGIENVVANTGIRGRWQVLSTRPLTIADSGHNAHGLQMVVDNINATPHRELHMVIGVVNDKNLDAMMKLLPKDARYYFCRANIPRALPAEELAQMGAKWQLRGTAYPTVREAWQAARQQAHPDDLIFIGGSTFVVAEVV
- the metG gene encoding methionine--tRNA ligase, which codes for MHTDETKDFKRTTVTSALPYANGPLHIGHMAGVYIPADIYVRYLRSKGEEVLFIGGSDEHGVPITIKARQQGVSPQDIVDKYHAMIRDSFAEFGISFDVYSRTSAQIHHETASAFFKKLYDQGSFVEKVSEQYYDEENHQFLADRYITGTCPRCGYEKAYGDQCEKCGSTLSPTELINPKSALSGNVPVLKETRHWYLPLNEDEPWLRKWILEGHKNDWKPNVYGQVKSWIDSGLQPRAVTRDLNWGVEVPLPGTEGKVLYVWFDAPIGYISATREWAQQTGGDWQKWWKDPQSRLIHFIGKDNIVFHCIIFPAMLHAEGSYILPDNVPAFEFLNLENDKISTSNNWAVWLHEYLVDFPNQQDVLRYVLTANAPETKDNDFTWKDFQTKNNSELVAILGNFVNRALVLTQKYYDGKVPAAGEFTDYDKTAIDDLATFPERIGRSLENFKFRESLAEMMNLARLGNKYLADSEPWKIYKTEPERVKTIINLSLQICANLSIVIAPFLPHTATRLAAMLNLPELKWKDAGNIQLLPDDHQLNTPELLFEKIEDATIERQVQKLFDTKKQNDGVAPPAAPAKPDIDYDTFSRLDIRTGTILQAEKVAKTKKLIKLKIDTGIDQRTVVSGIAEYFEPETLIGRKVSILVNLAPRTLRGIESQGMILMAENHDGSLGFVAPPDDFANGSEIK
- a CDS encoding YccF domain-containing protein, encoding MKILGNLIWLLFGGLAIFIEYILAGVALCITIIGIPFGLQAFKLGILALWPFGQKIEYMNHAPGCLSTVMNILWFFIGGIWIALTHLFFGLLLAITIIGIPWAGQHFKMMSLALTPFGRRVM
- a CDS encoding DPP IV N-terminal domain-containing protein gives rise to the protein MKKIILGLMLFSFFATQAQNKLFDYSDYMNREIYPKSISNLQWRGSTQAFTYIDNNSLIQKQSDDPATADTLLRLDALNEAIEKAGAKSLRRFPGISWLDEIRFYFRDNQHLYAFNIADSTLKDANHYPEEADNLEISKETLNVAYTIESGLYVTVDGNETVIAKGDDDILYGHVPSRNEFGINQGSFWSPDGSRLAFYRTDQSEVLRYPLVDLYQPLATASPICYPAAGGKSQKVKLGIFNTALNEITYLNTAGSENQYLTSVTWAPDGKSIFVGILNRDQNCFTMNRYDAATGQHLLTLFTEQNERYVEPQHDLYFLPGDAQKFIWQSCRDGWNHLYLYQTDGKLIHQITSGEWEVTDLFGLDCEGKTVYYESTAASPLERQLYATVLSSGRTTRLTQQEGVHTIIASNGMKYFIDIFSSTDMARAYYLLDNNGNTLETLLQDADPWKDYAVGEMDIFTLEADDSETDLWCRLIKPADFDPSKKYPALVYVYGGPHAQLIDKSWTGGAGFWLNLMAQQGYVVFTLDNRGSANRGFAFESIIHRQCGEIEMADQMKGVEYLQSLPYVDQERMGIDGWSYGGFMTMSMFLRHPGIFAAACAGGPVIDWKWYEAMYGERYMDTPMQNPEGYRKSSLLNYADQIDGHLLMIHGTNDPVVMWQNSLMFLDAAIEAGKQVEYFVYPGSGHNMGGKTRVHLFEKIATFFNNYLK